From a region of the Castanea sativa cultivar Marrone di Chiusa Pesio chromosome 10, ASM4071231v1 genome:
- the LOC142611854 gene encoding G-type lectin S-receptor-like serine/threonine-protein kinase At1g34300, which produces MILHTHLLLVLATTTMISQLSVSVSAATISLGSTLYASNPSQTWTSPNSTFSLGFLPINNSTNSNSFIAAIFYAGGVPVWTAGTTPVDSSASLHFLSSGTLRLLNGSSHTIWDSNTASLSVSSASLLESGNLVLSNSTSTAWSSFDNPTDTIVPSQNFTSAMLLQSGIYSFRLLTTGNLTLRWNNTIFYYNQGLNSSYNASSPILGLQSVGILSISDQILSTGAILAYSSDYAEGSDVLRFLRLDNDGNLRIYSSNRGSGAQTIRWAAMEDQCQVFGYCGDMGICSYNETDPICGCPSLNFEPIDPNDSRKGCKRKKETKDCAGSTTMLDLVHTQFLTYPPQISSEVFFIGISACRSNCLVSSTCDASTSLSDGTGWCYIKTPGFMSGYQSPGLPSTSYVKVCSPVVLNPSASVVGGKSSGGRIHAWIVALLVISTVFGLIALEGSLWWWCCRNSPKFGTLAAQYALLEYASGAPVQFTYKELQRSTKGFKEKLGIGGFGAVYRGILANKTVVAVKQLEGIEQGEKQFRMEVATISSTHHLNLVRLIGFCSEGRHRLLIYEFMKNGSLDNFLFVTEGQSDRLLNWEYRFNIALGTARGITYLHEECRDCIVHCDIKPENILLDENYTAKVSDFGLAKLINPRDHRYRTLTSVRGTRGYLAPEWLANLPITSKSDIYSYGMVLLELVSGRRNFEVSAETNRKKFSLWAYEEFDKGNVKGILDRRLADQDVDMEQVVRAIQVSFWCIQEQPSHRPMMGKVVQMLEGIIEIEKPPVPTGVSDGSVIGTSINVSSNVSIYSTIAASAPAPSSSSSVQAAGVSPYASGRNMERASASFLHSDTN; this is translated from the coding sequence ATGATTCTCCATACCCATCTTCTGCTTGTTCTTGCTACTACAACTATGATTTCACAATTATCAGTCTCAGTCTCAGCAGCCACAATCTCACTAGGCTCAACTCTCTACGCTTCCAACCCAAGCCAAACATGGACCTCTCCAAACTCCACCTTCTCTCTCGGCTTCCTCCCCATCAACAACTCCACCAACTCCAACTCCTTCATCGCCGCCATCTTCTACGCCGGCGGCGTCCCCGTCTGGACTGCCGGCACCACCCCAGTTGACTCCTCCGCCTCCCTCCACTTCCTCTCCTCCGGCACTCTCCGCCTCCTCAACGGCTCTTCCCACACCATCTGGGACTCCAACACCgcctctctctctgtctcctcCGCCTCTCTTCTCGAATCCGGCAACCTCGTCCTCTCCAACTCCACCTCCACTGCCTGGTCCTCCTTTGACAACCCCACTGACACCATCGTTCCTTCTCAGAATTTCACTTCTGCTATGCTTCTCCAATCTGGGATTTACTCCTTTCGTCTTCTTACTACTGGTAATCTCACTCTCCGCTGgaataatactattttttacTACAATCAAGGCTTGAACTCTTCCTACAATGCTAGTTCACCAATATTAGGATTGCAATCTGTTGGGATTTTGTCTATTTCTGATCAGATTTTGTCTACTGGGGCTATTTTAGCTTATAGTAGTGATTATGCTGAAGGGAGTGATGTAttaaggtttttgaggttggaTAATGATGGGAATTTGAGGATTTATAGCTCTAATAGAGGGAGTGGGGCTCAAACTATTAGATGGGCAGCTATGGAGGACCAATGTCAAGTTTTTGGATACTGTGGGGATATGGGAATTTGTAGTTATAATGAGACCGATCCTATTTGCGGATGCCCATCTCTAAATTTCGAGCCTATAGATCCTAACGATAGTAGGAAAGGGTGTAAGAGGAAGAAGGAGACTAAAGATTGTGCTGGGAGTACTACTATGTTGGATTTGGTGCATACACAATTCTTAACATACCCTCCACAGATTAGCTCTGAGGTGTTTTTTATTGGGATATCGGCTTGTAGATCCAATTGCCTTGTGAGTTCTACTTGTGACGCTTCAACTTCGTTGTCAGATGGGACTGGGTGGTGTTATATCAAGACACCGGGTTTTATGAGTGGCTATCAGAGTCCTGGGCTGCCTAGCACTTCTTATGTCAAGGTTTGCTCACCTGTGGTTTTGAATCCATCGGCTTCTGTGGTTGGTGGGAAGAGCAGCGGTGGGAGGATTCATGCGTGGATTGTAGCTCTTTTGGTTATAAGTACTGTTTTTGGGTTGATTGCCTTAGAGGGtagtttgtggtggtggtgttgtagAAATAGCCCCAAGTTTGGGACATTGGCAGCTCAATATGCTCTTCTTGAGTATGCTTCTGGTGCTCCTGTCCAGTTCACATATAAGGAGCTCCAGCGCTCAACCAAGGGATTCAAGGAGAAGCTTGGAATTGGAGGATTTGGTGCTGTGTACAGGGGGATTCTTGCCAATAAAACAGTTGTTGCTGTCAAGCAACTTGAGGGAATTGAGCAGGGGGAGAAGCAGTTTAGAATGGAGGTTGCGACTATAAGTAGCACCCATCATTTGAATCTAGTGAGATTGATTGGATTTTGCTCTGAAGGGCGTCATAGACTTTTAATTTATGAGTTCATGAAAAATGGATCTCTTGATAATTTCCTTTTCGTTACTGAAGGTCAGTCAGATCGATTGTTAAATTGGGAGTACCGGTTCAATATTGCCCTTGGCACTGCAAGAGGGATCACGTACCTTCATGAGGAGTGTCGAGACTGCATTGTCCACTGTGATATAAAGCCTGAAAACATTCTCTTGGATGAGAATTATACTGCCAAAGTCTCAGATTTTGGTCTTGCCAAGCTGATTAATCCAAGGGACCATAGGTACAGAACCTTGACAAGTGTCAGAGGTACTAGAGGATATTTGGCACCAGAATGGCTGGCAAATCTTCCAATAACTTCAAAATCTGATATTTATAGTTACGGTATGGTTCTGTTGGAGTTAGTGAGCGGGAGAAGGAATTTCGAAGTATCTGCAGAAACCAATCGGAAAAAATTCTCTTTGTGGGCGTATGAAGAGTTTGACAAGGGTAATGTCAAGGGAATCCTTGACAGAAGGCTGGCTGACCAAGACGTAGATATGGAGCAAGTGGTGAGGGCAATTCAAGTAAGTTTTTGGTGCATCCAGGAGCAACCATCACACAGACCAATGATGGGAAAAGTGGTCCAGATGTTAGAAGGAATTATAGAGATTGAGAAGCCACCTGTACCTACAGGTGTGAGTGATGGGTCTGTTATTGGAACCAGCATAAATGTGAGCAGCAATGTAAGCATTTACTCCACCATTGCGGCTTCAGCCCCAGctccctcttcctcttcatcaGTCCAAGCGGCAGGAGTTTCACCTTATGCTTCTGGGAGGAATATGGAGAGGGCCTCAGCATCCTTTCTACATTCAGATACAAACTAG